From Peromyscus maniculatus bairdii isolate BWxNUB_F1_BW_parent chromosome 8, HU_Pman_BW_mat_3.1, whole genome shotgun sequence, a single genomic window includes:
- the Znhit3 gene encoding zinc finger HIT domain-containing protein 3, whose amino-acid sequence MASLNCKTVVCVICLEKPKYRCPVCRVPYCSVTCFQKHKEQCNPEIRPVENRRTVAPVNTEPEESKDDDESVADFLNSDEEEDRVSLQSLKNLGESATLRSLLLNPHLRQLMVNLDQGDDKAQLMKACMQEPLFVEFADCCLGIVEPSHNRGS is encoded by the exons ATGGCGTCGCTGAACTGCAAAACCGTGGTCTGCGTCATCTGTTTGGAGAAGCCGAAATACCGCTGCCCGGTTTGCCGCGTGCCCTA CTGCTCGGTCACTTGTTTCCAGAAGCACAAAG AGCAGTGCAACCCGGAAATCCGTCCTGTTGAGAACAGAAGAACAGTGGCTCCTGTAAACACAGAGCCTGAGGAAAGCAAAG ATGATGATGAGTCTGTAGCTGATTTCCTCAACAGTgatgaggaagaagacagagtGTCTCTGCAGAGTTTAAAGAACTTAG GTGAATCTGCAACTTTAAGAAGCTTACTGCTCAACCCACACCTGAGACAGCTGATGGTTAACCTGGACCAGGGCGACGACAAGGCACAGCTCATGAAAGCCTGCATGCAGGAGCCCTTGTTTGTGGAGTTTGCCGACTGCTGTTTAGGAATCGTGGAGCCTTCCCACAACAGGGGTTCTTAA